The nucleotide window CGCTGCGAATTACTGGTGATGTAGAATTGTTAGATGGTGAAGGCAACGTATATACAACAAAACCTTCTTTTTCTCTTTGCCGTTGTGGTTTGTCTAAAAATAAACCGTTTTGTGATGGCTCGCATAAAGGGAATTTCCAATCCCAAGTTCGTGTTCCAAAAGAGGATTAAAGGAGAGAAGAGCGGCATCCGTTTGGGGCCGCTTTTTTTATGCATCTGTCATCCTGATGTCGGC belongs to Neobacillus sp. OS1-2 and includes:
- a CDS encoding CDGSH iron-sulfur domain-containing protein, which translates into the protein MSKIQIKVNDNGSLRITGDVELLDGEGNVYTTKPSFSLCRCGLSKNKPFCDGSHKGNFQSQVRVPKED